A window of Ignavibacteriales bacterium contains these coding sequences:
- the fusA gene encoding elongation factor G, whose amino-acid sequence MSKRVEINRVRNIGIMAHIDAGKTTTTERILYYTGKLHRMGEVHDGAATMDWMEQEKERGITITSAATTTFWRDHQINIIDTPGHVDFTVEVERSLRVLDGAIALFCAVGGVEPQSETVWRQADKYNVPRISFVNKMDRVGADFFHAVQMMKEKLGAPAVPLNLPVGEGDLFRGIIDLMKMKAIMFIEESLGAEFEIVDIPTDLLALTQKYRTEMLEAVSDVDDTLLGKYLEGKEISEAEIKNVLREATIQGKIIPVLCGSSFKNKGVQQLLDAVVDFLPSPLDSGALSAHHIFKNDHIERKISPNEKFAALAFKIMTDPYVGKLTFIRVYTGELKAGSYIFNSVSDKKERVSRVLQMHANTREDLEEIRCGDIAAIVGLKHTRTGDTLCTEEDAIVLEKMVFPEPVIQIAIEPKTKADQDKLSESLAKLSDEDPTFKVKVDDETGQTLISGMGELHLEILVDRMKREFKVEANVGKPQVAYRETISKTVQAEGKFVKQSGGRGKYGHVWIELSPNEPGKGFEFENDIVGGVVPKEYINPIMHGLQDSMRNGVLAGYPVVDVKARLYDGSYHDVDSDEISFKVAASMAFKQGALKANPILLEPMMSVEVITPEEYLGDVMGDLNSRRGKIEGFTSRKDAQVIKAMVPLAQMFGYATTLRSATQGRAIYSMQFAHYSEVPKSVAEEIQEKSQAKKHVESY is encoded by the coding sequence ATGTCAAAACGTGTCGAAATAAATAGAGTAAGAAATATTGGTATCATGGCTCATATTGATGCTGGAAAGACCACTACAACTGAACGCATTCTATATTATACTGGAAAATTACACAGAATGGGTGAGGTTCATGATGGTGCAGCAACTATGGATTGGATGGAACAGGAAAAAGAAAGAGGAATAACAATTACGAGTGCTGCTACCACAACATTTTGGAGAGATCATCAAATAAATATTATTGATACTCCCGGGCACGTTGATTTTACTGTTGAAGTTGAAAGATCTCTGAGAGTTCTTGATGGTGCTATTGCACTTTTTTGTGCTGTTGGCGGAGTGGAACCACAATCAGAGACGGTTTGGAGACAAGCTGATAAATATAATGTTCCAAGAATTTCTTTTGTAAATAAAATGGATAGAGTAGGAGCTGATTTTTTCCATGCTGTTCAAATGATGAAAGAAAAATTAGGAGCCCCTGCTGTACCACTTAATTTACCTGTTGGTGAAGGCGATCTCTTTAGAGGCATTATCGATCTAATGAAAATGAAAGCAATAATGTTTATTGAAGAATCTCTTGGTGCTGAATTCGAAATTGTAGATATACCTACTGATCTGTTAGCATTAACTCAAAAATATAGAACAGAAATGCTTGAAGCTGTATCAGATGTTGATGATACATTATTGGGAAAATATCTTGAAGGTAAAGAAATTTCTGAAGCAGAAATTAAAAACGTATTACGTGAAGCTACAATTCAAGGGAAAATTATTCCTGTATTATGCGGATCATCGTTTAAGAATAAAGGCGTTCAGCAGCTGCTTGATGCTGTTGTGGATTTTCTGCCATCTCCTTTAGATTCAGGAGCGCTCTCTGCTCATCATATTTTTAAGAATGATCACATTGAAAGAAAAATATCTCCCAATGAAAAATTTGCTGCTCTTGCTTTTAAGATTATGACAGATCCATATGTAGGAAAGTTAACATTTATTAGAGTTTACACAGGTGAATTAAAAGCCGGTTCTTATATTTTTAATTCTGTCTCTGATAAAAAAGAAAGAGTTAGTCGTGTTCTTCAGATGCATGCTAACACAAGAGAAGATTTAGAAGAAATTAGATGTGGTGATATTGCTGCAATTGTTGGTTTGAAACACACAAGAACCGGAGATACTCTTTGTACAGAAGAGGATGCTATTGTTCTCGAGAAAATGGTATTCCCAGAACCTGTAATTCAAATTGCAATTGAACCTAAAACTAAAGCGGATCAGGATAAACTTTCTGAATCATTAGCAAAACTTTCTGATGAAGATCCAACATTTAAAGTAAAAGTTGATGATGAAACTGGTCAGACTCTAATTAGCGGAATGGGTGAATTACATCTCGAAATTCTTGTTGATAGAATGAAACGCGAATTTAAAGTAGAAGCTAATGTTGGTAAACCTCAGGTTGCTTATAGAGAAACAATTTCTAAAACAGTTCAGGCTGAAGGTAAATTTGTTAAACAATCCGGCGGTCGTGGAAAATATGGACATGTTTGGATTGAACTTTCTCCGAATGAACCTGGAAAAGGTTTTGAATTTGAAAATGATATTGTTGGTGGAGTAGTGCCAAAAGAATATATTAATCCTATTATGCATGGTTTACAGGACTCTATGAGAAATGGTGTTTTGGCTGGTTATCCCGTTGTTGATGTAAAAGCAAGATTATACGATGGTTCTTACCATGATGTTGATTCGGATGAAATTTCATTTAAAGTCGCTGCTTCAATGGCATTTAAACAAGGTGCACTAAAAGCTAATCCTATTTTACTTGAACCAATGATGAGTGTAGAAGTTATTACTCCTGAAGAATATTTAGGCGATGTTATGGGCGATCTAAATTCAAGAAGAGGAAAGATTGAAGGTTTCACTTCCAGAAAAGATGCGCAGGTTATTAAAGCAATGGTTCCATTAGCACAAATGTTTGGTTATGCTACTACACTAAGATCTGCCACACAAGGACGTGCGATTTACTCAATGCAGTTTGCACATTATTCCGAAGTACCAAAATCTGTTGCCGAAGAGATTCAGGAAAAATCTCAAGCGAAGAAACATGTTGAATCTTATTAG
- the rpsG gene encoding 30S ribosomal protein S7 translates to MRKKRSEKRYLKPDPKYNDILVSKFINYLMWDGKKSTARTIVYNSFGLIEQKTKKPALDVFKKAVQNVQPLVEVRSRRVGGATYQVPMEVRPERRTALAFRWIKTYARDRKDKSMALKVASELMAAANGEGSAVKKKDDTHRMAEANKAFAHFKW, encoded by the coding sequence ATGAGAAAAAAAAGATCAGAGAAAAGATATTTAAAACCAGATCCAAAGTATAATGATATACTAGTTTCGAAATTCATTAACTATTTGATGTGGGATGGTAAAAAATCTACAGCAAGGACTATTGTCTACAATAGCTTCGGTTTGATTGAACAAAAAACAAAGAAACCTGCTCTAGATGTTTTTAAGAAAGCGGTACAGAATGTTCAGCCTTTGGTAGAAGTTAGAAGTAGAAGAGTTGGTGGAGCTACATATCAAGTACCAATGGAAGTAAGACCTGAAAGAAGGACTGCATTAGCATTTCGTTGGATCAAAACATATGCACGAGATCGTAAAGATAAATCTATGGCATTAAAGGTTGCATCAGAATTAATGGCTGCTGCAAACGGTGAAGGTTCTGCAGTTAAGAAAAAAGATGATACACATCGTATGGCAGAAGCGAATAAAGCTTTTGCACATTTTAAATGGTAG
- the rpsL gene encoding 30S ribosomal protein S12 — translation MPTINQLVRKGRVVVTSKNKAPALDACPQKRGVCTRVYTTTPKKPNSALRKVARVRLTNGMEVTAYIPGEGHNLQEHSIVLIRGGRVKDLPGVRYHIIRGTLDTSGVEDRKKSRSKYGTKKPKVK, via the coding sequence GTGCCAACGATAAACCAGTTGGTTAGAAAAGGAAGAGTAGTTGTAACCTCAAAAAATAAGGCTCCGGCATTAGATGCGTGTCCGCAGAAAAGAGGTGTTTGTACAAGAGTTTATACTACGACTCCTAAAAAACCAAATTCAGCATTAAGAAAAGTTGCAAGAGTAAGATTAACAAATGGAATGGAAGTTACTGCATATATTCCAGGTGAAGGTCACAATTTACAAGAGCATTCTATAGTTTTAATTAGAGGCGGTAGAGTTAAAGATTTACCAGGTGTACGCTATCATATTATCAGAGGTACATTAGATACAAGTGGTGTTGAAGATAGGAAAAAAAGCAGATCTAAATACGGTACTAAAAAACCTAAAGTAAAATAA
- the rpoC gene encoding DNA-directed RNA polymerase subunit beta' — protein sequence MRFKPQENKIRQIEKMTISLASPDDILSRSHGEVTKPETINYRSFRPEKDGLFCEKIFGPVKDWECACGKYKGIRYKGIVCDRCGVEVTLKSVRRERMGHIQLAVPVVHIWFFKALPSKIGNLIGMTTKELEKVIYYESYVVINPGPTGLSKKDLISEDQYYEIMGSLPHDNDSLEDEDPKKFLARIGGDAIKELLKKIDIEVTFADLKSQLGPDTSQQKRADLLKRLRVLEAFREYEGKVPNKPEWMVLNVVPVIPPELRPLVPLEGGRFATSDLNDLYRRVIIRNNRLKRLIDIKAPEVILRNEKRMLQEAVDALFDNSRRASAVRSDGNRPLKSLSDMLKGKQGRFRQNLLGKRVDYSGRSVIVVGPELKLHQCGLPKDMAVELFKPFIIRKLIERGNFKTVKSARKAVDRKDATIWDILEKLIDGHPVMLNRAPTLHRLGIQAFQPILVDGKAIQLHPLVCTAFNADFDGDQMAVHIPLSYEAQLEASILMLSSHNILSPQNGLPIVLPSQDIVLGLYYLTKVRAGAKGEGKIFGSIEEVQIAYNSKVVDLHAKVKVKIDKEFVETTVGRVIYNEIVPKEMGYINELLVKKSFSGFIYKMFIKIGNEATAKFLDDLKELGYRYATAAGISISFSDMIVPDEKVKLIDDSNKKVSGILSEHEQGLITDAERYNKIVDVWTHTTNNVAKSLMDRIKTDQGGFNSLHMMVDSGARGSQDQVRQLAGMRGLMMKPQKSLTGQSGEIIENPIVANFKEGLSVLEYFISTHGARKGLADTALKTADAGYLTRRLCDVAQDVIITELDCGTIRGVYISALKDIELEREPLAERIIGRVAQEDIYDPRTDDLLIEAGEVITEDIAEKIDEANIDQVYIRTVLTCEAKRGVCAKCYGRNLTTGQLVENGEAVGIIAAQSIGEPGTQLTLRTFHLGGTSSRIASQSQVEANVNGTVKFDRITFVEKTDFFGKVKVVIGRRGSIGLYDEDNRQIKKFEIPYGAELLVSEEQEIKKGQPLYNHDPYNSVIVADNAGKVSFIDLLDNVTIQQVADEQTGHVQKVVIESKDKTLTPSILVKDNKGNEKVFNIPTRAYLSVEEGEEIQAGTILAKISKSSTKSRDITGGLPRVTELFEARSPHDPAVVSEIEGKVKFGVRKKGSREIIIESLDCSIQKIYNVSYGKHILVQEGDEIPAGEKITDGPIDPHDILKIKGTNAVQEYLVNEIQDVYRLQGVKINDKHIEVIVRQMLQKLQVISAGDTIFIEEDLVDRNKFIEENEKVKQMVYIEDPGQSKSKMAQLLTKTKLREINSDLTRKSKKLIKTRDAEPATFDNILLGITHAALSTESFISAASFQETTKVLTNAATEAKVDNLIGLKENVVMGHLIPAGTGLKKYRSIILTADETESTVVKEEIDAEKESA from the coding sequence ATGCGATTTAAACCGCAAGAAAATAAGATTAGACAGATCGAAAAAATGACGATCAGTTTGGCAAGCCCTGATGATATCTTATCAAGATCTCACGGAGAAGTTACCAAACCGGAAACAATAAACTATCGTTCATTTCGTCCTGAAAAAGATGGTTTATTCTGCGAGAAAATTTTTGGTCCCGTTAAAGATTGGGAATGCGCATGCGGAAAATATAAAGGAATACGTTATAAAGGAATTGTGTGCGACCGCTGCGGAGTTGAAGTTACGTTAAAGAGTGTTCGTCGTGAAAGAATGGGACACATTCAGCTTGCTGTTCCTGTTGTTCATATTTGGTTTTTCAAAGCGTTACCGTCAAAGATTGGTAACTTAATTGGAATGACCACAAAAGAACTTGAGAAGGTTATTTATTATGAATCTTATGTTGTAATTAATCCCGGGCCAACAGGTTTGAGTAAGAAGGATTTGATTTCTGAAGATCAGTATTATGAAATTATGGGTTCACTTCCGCATGATAATGATTCTCTCGAAGATGAAGATCCGAAAAAGTTTCTGGCTAGAATCGGCGGCGATGCAATTAAAGAATTATTAAAGAAGATTGATATTGAAGTTACTTTTGCTGATTTGAAATCTCAACTTGGACCTGACACATCTCAACAAAAACGCGCTGATTTATTAAAAAGATTAAGAGTTCTTGAGGCTTTTCGTGAATATGAAGGAAAAGTTCCAAACAAACCGGAATGGATGGTATTAAATGTTGTACCGGTAATTCCACCGGAACTTCGTCCGCTTGTTCCACTTGAAGGCGGAAGATTTGCTACATCAGATTTAAACGATCTTTATAGAAGAGTGATTATTCGTAACAATCGTTTAAAAAGATTAATTGATATTAAAGCGCCGGAAGTAATTCTTAGAAACGAAAAGAGAATGCTTCAAGAAGCTGTAGATGCATTGTTCGATAATTCTCGTAGAGCAAGTGCAGTTCGCAGTGATGGTAACAGACCGTTGAAATCTCTCAGTGATATGTTGAAAGGTAAGCAAGGTCGTTTCCGTCAAAACTTACTTGGTAAACGTGTTGATTATTCAGGCCGTTCTGTTATTGTTGTTGGTCCCGAATTGAAATTACATCAGTGCGGTTTACCGAAAGATATGGCAGTTGAACTTTTCAAACCATTTATTATTCGTAAACTTATTGAACGTGGAAATTTCAAAACAGTAAAGAGTGCACGAAAAGCTGTTGATAGAAAAGATGCAACTATTTGGGATATTCTTGAAAAATTGATTGACGGTCATCCGGTTATGTTGAATCGCGCTCCTACATTGCACCGTCTCGGTATTCAAGCATTCCAACCAATCTTAGTAGATGGAAAAGCAATTCAACTGCATCCGTTAGTTTGTACTGCATTCAATGCGGATTTTGATGGCGATCAAATGGCAGTTCACATTCCGTTATCATACGAAGCACAACTTGAAGCATCAATTTTAATGTTAAGTAGTCATAATATTTTATCTCCACAAAATGGTTTGCCTATCGTTCTCCCATCTCAAGATATAGTTTTAGGACTCTATTATTTGACAAAAGTTCGTGCCGGTGCAAAAGGTGAAGGTAAAATATTTGGTAGTATTGAAGAAGTGCAGATCGCATACAATTCTAAAGTAGTTGATCTTCATGCGAAGGTAAAAGTAAAAATTGATAAAGAATTTGTAGAAACTACAGTCGGACGTGTAATTTATAATGAAATTGTTCCAAAAGAAATGGGCTACATTAACGAGTTACTTGTTAAGAAAAGTTTCTCGGGATTTATTTATAAAATGTTTATTAAAATCGGTAACGAAGCAACTGCAAAATTCTTGGATGATCTTAAAGAGCTCGGTTACCGTTATGCAACAGCAGCAGGAATCTCTATCAGTTTCAGCGATATGATTGTTCCTGATGAAAAAGTAAAATTGATTGACGATTCAAATAAAAAAGTATCCGGCATTCTTAGTGAACACGAACAAGGTTTGATTACAGACGCAGAAAGATATAATAAGATTGTTGACGTCTGGACTCATACTACAAACAACGTTGCAAAATCATTAATGGATAGAATCAAAACCGATCAAGGCGGATTCAATTCATTGCATATGATGGTTGATTCAGGTGCAAGAGGTTCGCAAGATCAAGTTCGTCAGCTTGCCGGTATGCGTGGCTTGATGATGAAACCGCAAAAAAGTTTAACTGGTCAATCCGGAGAAATTATTGAGAATCCTATTGTTGCGAATTTCAAAGAAGGATTGTCTGTACTGGAATATTTTATTTCTACTCACGGTGCTCGTAAAGGGTTAGCAGATACAGCTTTGAAAACAGCAGATGCTGGTTATTTAACTCGCCGTTTATGCGATGTTGCTCAAGATGTTATTATTACTGAATTAGATTGCGGTACTATTAGAGGTGTTTACATTTCCGCTCTTAAAGATATAGAACTTGAAAGAGAACCATTGGCAGAAAGAATTATCGGTCGTGTAGCACAAGAAGATATTTATGATCCCCGTACAGATGATTTATTGATAGAAGCAGGCGAGGTGATTACTGAAGATATTGCAGAAAAAATAGATGAAGCAAATATTGATCAAGTTTATATCCGAACAGTTCTAACATGCGAAGCTAAACGCGGTGTTTGTGCAAAATGTTATGGACGTAATTTAACTACAGGTCAGCTTGTAGAAAACGGCGAAGCTGTAGGAATTATTGCGGCTCAATCAATCGGTGAACCCGGTACACAATTAACATTGCGTACATTCCACTTGGGTGGAACTTCATCACGTATTGCATCTCAATCACAAGTTGAAGCAAATGTAAACGGCACGGTTAAGTTTGATAGAATTACATTTGTCGAAAAAACTGATTTCTTTGGAAAAGTAAAAGTAGTTATCGGTCGTAGAGGATCAATCGGACTTTACGATGAAGATAATAGACAGATCAAGAAATTTGAGATTCCTTACGGTGCAGAATTATTGGTTTCTGAAGAACAAGAAATTAAAAAAGGTCAACCGCTTTACAATCACGATCCATACAACTCTGTAATCGTTGCTGATAATGCAGGTAAAGTTTCATTTATAGATTTATTAGACAACGTTACAATTCAGCAAGTTGCTGATGAACAAACCGGTCACGTTCAAAAAGTTGTAATCGAATCAAAGGATAAAACTTTAACACCAAGTATTCTTGTCAAAGATAATAAGGGAAATGAAAAAGTATTTAATATTCCAACACGTGCATATCTATCCGTTGAAGAAGGCGAAGAGATTCAAGCAGGAACAATCCTTGCTAAGATTTCAAAATCTTCAACTAAATCACGTGATATCACTGGCGGTTTACCTCGAGTTACAGAACTTTTTGAAGCAAGGAGTCCGCATGATCCAGCAGTCGTTTCTGAGATTGAAGGTAAAGTTAAATTTGGTGTACGTAAGAAAGGTTCGCGTGAAATTATTATTGAATCATTAGACTGTTCTATTCAGAAAATTTACAATGTTTCTTATGGTAAACATATTCTTGTTCAGGAAGGTGATGAAATTCCTGCTGGCGAAAAAATAACAGACGGTCCGATTGATCCTCATGATATATTAAAAATTAAAGGGACTAATGCAGTACAGGAATATTTAGTAAATGAAATTCAAGATGTTTACCGTTTACAAGGTGTTAAGATCAACGACAAGCATATTGAAGTTATCGTACGACAAATGCTACAAAAGCTTCAAGTAATTTCTGCTGGTGATACTATTTTCATCGAAGAGGATTTAGTTGATAGAAATAAATTCATCGAAGAAAATGAAAAAGTTAAACAGATGGTTTATATAGAAGATCCTGGACAATCAAAGTCTAAAATGGCTCAGCTTCTTACTAAAACGAAACTAAGAGAAATTAATTCTGATTTAACTAGAAAAAGTAAAAAGCTTATTAAAACTCGCGATGCAGAACCTGCAACATTTGATAATATTTTGTTAGGTATTACTCATGCAGCGCTTTCAACTGAGAGTTTTATTTCAGCAGCATCATTCCAAGAAACAACAAAAGTATTAACAAATGCAGCAACTGAAGCTAAGGTTGATAATTTAATTGGTTTGAAAGAAAATGTTGTTATGGGACATCTTATACCTGCTGGAACTGGGTTGAAGAAATACCGTAGCATAATATTAACTGCTGATGAAACTGAATCTACAGTTGTTAAAGAAGAAATAGATGCAGAAAAAGAATCAGCATAA
- the rpoB gene encoding DNA-directed RNA polymerase subunit beta: MEKQKINKSTGRITFAQFSQSVKVPDLLNIQLDSFEEFIQLKVLPSQRENKGLQAVFNTNYPIFDNKEFYRLDFIEYYIEKPRFSMAECEERGLTYSAPLKAKLRLSTKDDETGEYVNSVEQEVYLGNLPYMTGRGTFIINGAERVIVSQLHRSPGVAFSQTLHPNGTPIYSARIIPFRGSWVEFATDINNILYVYIDRRKKFPSTTLLRALGYETDEQILNLFNLIEEVTVKHLSIDKHIGRIVANDVIDTATGEIYASKDAELTEEIIESIKGSGVSKVQLLSIETTFEQDLIINTLKKDTSTNKEEALYAIYRQLRSGEAPDVDAAVGLIDKLFFNEKRYDLGEVGRFRMNDKLNLNVPENIKVLTVEDIIAIMNNIIKLKNGNVNVDDIDHLGNRRVRTVGEQLMQQYNVGLARMARTIKERMNIRDNENMQPQDLVNARTISSVINAFFGTNQLSQFMDQTNPLSELTHKRRISALGPGGLTRERAGFEVRDVHHSHYGRLCPIETPEGPNIGLISSLTIFARVNHYGFLETPYRKVKEGKVSNSIDFLSADQEDEFIIAQANAPLDDQGRYVLDRVKCRERGDFPVVAPEEVHYMDVAPAQIVSAAAALIPFLEHDDANRALMGSNMQRQAVPLLVPQAPIVGTGMEQKIARDSRSIIIAEDNGVVEYADSKRIIVKYDVDESAPETLVSFDDERRVEHVLTKFNGTNQETCFNQKPIVVTGQRLKKGEVIADGPAIDKGELALGRNVSVAFMPWRGYNFEDAIVLSERLVADDVFTSIHIEEFELQVRETKRGEEELTRDIPNVSEEATKDLDEHGIVREGAEVKEGDILIGKITPKGETDPTPEEKLLKAIFGDKAGDVKDASLKAPPGLKGVVIKTRLFSRKRKDADSKKVEKKLMDNLETDYKKRKENHYNKLVTKLTRITHAKTTSGIRDLDGSVVLRSGTSIKDETFTDIEDISKLDYTKDWFERKNTNELIKHLYSNYFTLLAEIEEDYKREKLKIQSGDELSPGITQLAKVYVAKKRKVSVGDKMAGRHGNKGVVAKVVPVEDMPHHEDGTPVDIVLNPLGVPSRMNLGQLYETALGWVGNKLGVKFETPIFDGAKVSDVEAWLKSAELSEGSKTWLYDGRSGEKFHLKVTTGYIYMMKLGHMVDDKIHARSIGPYSLITQQPLGGKAQFGGQRFGEMEVWALEGYGAAHVLQEILTVKSDDVTGRAKTYEAIVKGENLPEPNIPEAFNVLIKELQGLGLDIKIN, from the coding sequence TTGGAAAAACAAAAAATTAACAAAAGCACTGGAAGAATTACCTTTGCTCAATTTTCTCAGTCGGTTAAAGTTCCGGATCTTCTAAATATTCAGTTAGATTCATTTGAAGAATTTATTCAATTAAAAGTTTTACCGTCACAAAGAGAAAACAAAGGTTTACAAGCGGTATTTAATACCAACTACCCAATCTTCGACAATAAAGAATTTTACAGATTAGATTTTATTGAGTATTACATTGAGAAGCCCCGCTTTTCAATGGCAGAATGTGAAGAGAGAGGATTAACATACTCTGCACCTTTAAAAGCAAAACTTCGTCTTTCAACTAAAGATGATGAAACAGGCGAATATGTAAATTCTGTTGAACAGGAAGTTTATCTCGGTAATCTTCCTTATATGACAGGACGAGGTACGTTTATAATTAACGGTGCTGAAAGAGTAATTGTAAGTCAATTACATCGTTCACCCGGTGTTGCTTTCTCTCAAACTTTACATCCAAACGGAACCCCGATTTACTCCGCAAGAATTATCCCATTCAGAGGTTCATGGGTTGAATTTGCAACAGACATTAATAATATACTTTATGTTTATATAGATCGCAGAAAAAAATTCCCTTCAACAACTTTATTAAGAGCTCTCGGTTATGAAACAGATGAACAAATTTTAAATTTGTTCAATCTTATTGAAGAAGTAACAGTTAAACATTTAAGTATTGATAAACACATTGGAAGAATTGTTGCTAACGATGTGATTGATACAGCGACCGGAGAAATTTATGCATCCAAAGATGCCGAATTAACAGAAGAAATTATTGAAAGTATAAAAGGCTCAGGTGTATCTAAAGTTCAATTACTAAGCATTGAAACTACTTTTGAACAAGACTTAATAATAAATACACTTAAAAAAGATACATCAACAAATAAAGAAGAAGCTCTATATGCAATTTACAGACAATTGCGTTCGGGCGAAGCTCCTGATGTTGATGCTGCTGTTGGTTTAATTGATAAATTATTTTTTAATGAGAAAAGATATGATCTGGGTGAAGTTGGTCGTTTTAGAATGAATGACAAATTAAATCTCAACGTTCCAGAAAATATTAAAGTGCTTACGGTGGAAGATATTATTGCAATCATGAACAATATCATTAAACTGAAAAACGGTAATGTTAATGTTGATGATATAGATCATTTAGGTAACAGAAGAGTAAGAACTGTTGGCGAACAGTTAATGCAGCAATATAATGTTGGTTTAGCAAGAATGGCGCGTACAATAAAAGAAAGAATGAACATACGCGATAACGAAAATATGCAGCCGCAAGATTTGGTAAATGCAAGAACTATAAGCAGTGTTATAAATGCATTCTTCGGTACTAACCAGCTTTCGCAATTCATGGATCAAACTAATCCGCTTTCAGAGCTTACACACAAAAGAAGAATTTCTGCGTTAGGACCTGGCGGTTTAACACGTGAACGTGCAGGCTTCGAAGTACGTGATGTTCACCATTCTCATTATGGCCGTTTATGTCCAATCGAAACGCCTGAAGGTCCGAACATCGGCCTTATTTCTTCACTTACAATTTTTGCACGTGTTAATCACTACGGATTTTTAGAAACACCATATAGAAAAGTTAAAGAAGGAAAAGTTTCTAACAGTATTGATTTTTTAAGTGCTGATCAAGAAGATGAATTTATTATTGCACAAGCGAATGCGCCTTTAGATGACCAGGGTCGTTATGTTTTAGATAGAGTTAAATGTAGAGAGCGCGGTGATTTTCCTGTTGTTGCTCCGGAAGAAGTTCATTATATGGATGTAGCTCCTGCTCAAATTGTTTCTGCTGCCGCTGCATTAATTCCATTCCTTGAGCACGATGATGCAAACAGAGCATTGATGGGATCTAATATGCAACGTCAAGCAGTTCCGCTTCTTGTTCCTCAAGCTCCAATTGTTGGAACCGGCATGGAACAAAAAATTGCTCGTGATTCACGTTCTATTATTATTGCTGAAGATAACGGTGTTGTTGAGTATGCAGATTCAAAGAGAATTATTGTTAAGTATGATGTTGATGAAAGCGCTCCTGAAACATTAGTAAGTTTTGATGACGAGAGAAGAGTTGAACATGTTCTTACAAAATTTAATGGTACCAACCAGGAAACATGTTTTAATCAAAAACCGATTGTAGTAACCGGACAACGTTTGAAAAAAGGTGAAGTCATAGCTGATGGTCCTGCTATTGATAAAGGCGAACTTGCACTTGGAAGAAACGTATCGGTTGCATTCATGCCTTGGCGCGGATATAATTTTGAAGATGCAATTGTCTTAAGTGAACGACTTGTAGCTGATGATGTGTTTACATCTATTCATATTGAGGAATTTGAACTTCAAGTTCGCGAAACAAAACGTGGAGAAGAAGAATTAACAAGAGATATTCCTAACGTTAGTGAAGAAGCTACAAAGGATTTGGATGAGCATGGTATTGTCAGAGAAGGCGCTGAAGTTAAAGAAGGTGATATTCTAATTGGCAAGATCACCCCAAAAGGTGAAACAGATCCTACTCCGGAAGAAAAATTATTAAAAGCAATCTTCGGTGATAAAGCCGGCGATGTGAAAGATGCATCTTTGAAAGCACCTCCAGGATTGAAAGGTGTTGTAATTAAAACAAGATTATTCAGCCGAAAAAGAAAAGATGCTGATTCAAAGAAAGTTGAAAAAAAATTGATGGATAATCTTGAAACCGATTATAAGAAACGAAAAGAAAATCATTACAACAAACTGGTAACTAAATTAACTCGAATTACTCATGCAAAAACAACTTCGGGTATTCGTGATTTGGACGGCAGTGTTGTATTGAGAAGCGGTACCTCAATCAAGGATGAAACATTTACAGATATAGAGGATATTTCAAAATTAGATTACACAAAAGATTGGTTCGAAAGAAAAAACACAAACGAATTAATCAAGCATTTATATTCAAACTATTTCACACTCTTAGCAGAAATAGAAGAAGACTACAAACGCGAGAAACTAAAAATACAAAGCGGCGATGAACTGTCTCCGGGAATTACTCAACTTGCAAAAGTTTATGTAGCCAAGAAGAGAAAAGTTTCTGTAGGTGATAAAATGGCTGGCCGTCACGGCAACAAAGGTGTTGTTGCAAAAGTTGTTCCCGTTGAAGATATGCCACATCATGAAGACGGAACTCCGGTTGATATAGTTCTAAATCCGCTTGGCGTACCTTCACGTATGAACTTAGGTCAATTATATGAAACAGCTCTTGGATGGGTTGGAAATAAACTTGGCGTTAAGTTCGAAACACCAATTTTCGATGGCGCAAAAGTAAGCGATGTTGAAGCTTGGTTGAAGAGTGCGGAATTAAGTGAAGGAAGTAAAACCTGGTTGTACGATGGAAGAAGCGGAGAAAAATTCCATCTAAAAGTTACAACCGGTTATATATATATGATGAAGCTTGGCCATATGGTTGATGACAAGATTCATGCTCGTTCCATTGGTCCTTACTCGCTTATTACTCAACAACCTCTAGGCGGTAAAGCTCAATTTGGCGGTCAGAGATTTGGAGAAATGGAAGTTTGGGCTCTCGAAGGTTATGGTGCTGCGCATGTTCTTCAGGAAATCTTAACAGTGAAGAGCGATGATGTAACAGGAAGAGCAAAAACCTACGAGGCTATCGTTAAAGGAGAAAATTTACCTGAACCAAATATTCCCGAAGCATTTAATGTGTTGATTAAAGAGCTTCAAGGTCTCGGTCTTGATATAAAAATTAACTAA